The following coding sequences are from one Triticum aestivum cultivar Chinese Spring chromosome 5A, IWGSC CS RefSeq v2.1, whole genome shotgun sequence window:
- the LOC123105104 gene encoding TIP41-like protein, producing MLTAMCSVLRAQSGSVLTSDRTRARDRDGTQRKMAAAAAWDGPTAGELKAAGAEAIPGGVRVKGWVIQSHKGPILNSASVSLFEDKLQTTHLPEMVFGESFVSIQNAQTGVKLHFNALDALKAWKQEALPPVQVPAAAKWKFRSNPADQVVLDYDYTFTTPYCGSDVVLNQDATQTTLDECSNLCWEDTDDRIDLVALSAKEPILFYDEVILYEDELADSGISFLTARVRVMPTGWFLLLRFWLRVDGALMRLRDTRLHCSFGSKEANPVVLRELCWREATFAAMSAEGYPSDSAAYADPNLVARKLPVVMQKTQKLKIPS from the exons ATGCTAACGGCAATGTGCTCTGTTCTAAGAGCACAGAGTGGATCCGTCTTGACTAGCGACCGAACCAGAGCAAGAGACCGAGACGGGACGCAGCGGAagatggctgcggcggcggcgtgggacGGCCCAACGGCGGGCGAGCTGAAAGCGGCCGGCGCGGAGGCGATTCCGGGCGGCGTGCGGGTGAAGGGGTGGGTCATCCAGTCCCACAAGGGGCCCATCCTCAACTCCGCATCTGTGAGCCT ATTTGAAGATAAACTTCAGACGACACATTTACCTGAGATGGTGTTTGGAGAGAGTTTTGTGTCTATTCAGAATGCTCAAACTGGCGTCAAATTACATTTCAATGCGCTTGATGCTCTCAAGGCATGGAAACAAGAGGCATTGCCACCTGTTCAAGTTCCTGCTGCAGCAAAATGGAAATTCAGAAG TAATCCTGCTGATCAAGTGGTACTTGACTATGACTATACATTCACGACACCATACTGTGGGAGTGATGTGGTTCTGAACCAAGACGCT ACGCAAACAACTTTAGATGAATGTAGCAATTTGTGTTGGGAGGACACTGATGACAGGATCGACCTTGTTGCCCTTTCTGCAAAAGAACCAATTCTTTTCTACGATGAG GTTATCTTGTATGAAGATGAGCTAGCTGATAGTGGTATTTCATTCCTTACAGCGCGAGTG AGGGTGATGCCAACCGGTTGGTTTCTGCTCTTACGCTTTTGG CTTAGGGTTGATGGTGCGCTGATGAGATTGAGGGATACCCGTTTACATTGTTCTTTTGGAAGTAAGGAAGCAAACCCGGTTGTACTGCGTGAACTTTGCTGGAGAGAAGCAACATTTGCTGCCATGTCTGCG GAGGGGTATCCTTCCGATTCTGCGGCATACGCAGACCCGAATCTTGTCGCCCGCAAGCTGCCCGTGGTGATGCAGAAGACCCAGAAGCTGAAGATACCCAGTTAA
- the LOC123107860 gene encoding cytochrome P450 81Q32 codes for MEKAYIAILSFAFLFLLHYILGKVSNGRRSKGPVHLPPSPRAIPFLGHLHLLEKPFHAALCGLAKRLGPVFSLRLGSRRAVVVSSAECARECFTEHDVIFANRPQFPSQLLVSFDGIALSTSSYGPHWRNLRRVAAVQLLSAHRVACMSGVIEGEVRAMARRLFRASVASPGGAARVELKRRLFELSLSVLMETIAQTKGTRSEADADTDMSVEAQEFKKVVDEIIPHIGAANLWDYLPVLRWFDVFGVRNKILAAVSRRDAFMLRLIDAERRRLEDGGAEGDKKSMIAVLLTLQKTEPEVYTDTMITALCANLFGAGTETTSTTTEWAMSLLLNHPAALRKAQAEIDVAVGTSRLLTADDVPRLAYLQCIVSETLRLYPAAPMLLPHQSSADCKVGGYNVPSGTMLMVNAYAIHRDPAAWERPLEFVPERFEDGKAEGRFMIPFGMGRRRCPGETLALRTIGMVLATLVQCFDWERVDGAEVDMTEGGGLTIPKAVPLEAVCRPRPAMRDVLQSL; via the exons ATGGAGAAGGCATACATTGCCATCCTCTCCTTCGCCTTCCTCTTCCTGCTCCACTACATTCTAGGCAAGGTCAGCAATGGCAGGCGCAGCAAGGGCCCCGTCCATCTGCCGCCGAGCCCCCGGGCCATCCCATTCCTCGGCCACCTCCACCTCCTGGAGAAGCCGTTCCACGCCGCTCTGTGCGGCCTCGCCAAGCGCCTCGGCCCGGTCTTCTCGCTGCGCCTCGGCTCGCGCCGCGCCGTGGTCGTCTCCTCGGCGGAGTGCGCCAGGGAGTGCTTCACGGAGCACGACGTGATCTTCGCCAACCGGCCCCAGTTCCCCTCGCAGCTGCTCGTGTCCTTCGACGGCATCGCGCTCTCCACGTCCAGCTACGGCCCGCACTGGCGCAACCTCCGCCGCGTCGCCGCCGTGCAGCTGCTCTCTGCGCACCGCGTCGCCTGCATGTCGGGCGTGATCGAGGGCGAGGTGCGCGCCATGGCGCGCCGGCTTTTCCGGGCCTCCGTGGCGTCCCCCGGCGGCGCCGCGCGGGTCGAGCTGAAGCGGAGGCTCTTTGAGCTCTCCCTCAGCGTGCTCATGGAGACCATCGCCCAGACCAAGGGGACCCGGTCGGAGGCCGACGCCGACACGGACATGTCCGTGGAGGCCCAGGAGTTCAAGAAGGTGGTGGACGAGATCATCCCGCACATCGGCGCCGCCAACCTGTGGGACTACCTGCCAGTGCTGCGGTGGTTCGACGTGTTCGGAGTGAGGAACAAGATCCTTGCCGCGGTGAGCAGGAGGGACGCCTTCATGCTGCGTCTCATCGACGCCGAGCGCCGGAGGCTTGAAGACGGCGGCGCCGAAGGCGACAAGAAGAGCATGATCGCCGTGTTGCTCACTCTGCAGAAGACGGAGCCGGAGGTGTACACCGATACTATGATCACGGCTCTCTGTGCG AATTTGTTTGGGGCTGGGACGGAGACCACGTCGACGACGACGGAGTGGGCGATGTCGCTGCTGCTGAACCACCCGGCGGCGCTGAGGAAGGCGCAGGCCGAGATTGATGTGGCCGTGGGGACCTCCCGGCTGTTGACCGCCGACGACGTGCCGCGGCTCGCCTACCTGCAGTGCATCGTGAGCGAGACGCTGCGGCTGTACCCGGCGGCGCCGATGCTGCTGCCGCACCAGTCGTCCGCGGACTGCAAGGTGGGCGGCTACAACGTGCCGAGCGGCACGATGCTGATGGTGAACGCGTACGCCATCCACCGGGACCCGGCGGCGTGGGAGCGGCCGCTGGAGTTCGTCCCGGAGCGGTTCGAGGACGGGAAGGCGGAGGGGCGGTTCATGATCCCGTTCGGGATGGGCCGGCGGCGGTGCCCCGGGGAGACGCTGGCGCTGCGGACCATCGGCATGGTGCTGGCCACGCTGGTGCAGTGCTTCGACTGGGAGCGCGTCGACGGCGCGGAGGTGGACATGACGGAGGGCGGCGGGCTCACCATCCCCAAGGCCGTGCCTCTCGAGGCCGTGTGCAGGCCGCGCCCGGCCATGCGCGACGTGCTTCAGAGCCTCTGA